In a genomic window of Akkermansiaceae bacterium:
- a CDS encoding PEP-CTERM sorting domain-containing protein: protein MKYNHIPEHRLATGILLAVVVFCFSSITSYSAEVTISLRIELDSSLIEDNNGSVFLDPFHPETGATQFTSDEASGGFSANALSTRLYAEARYESGFLSNPDASVNLNIRDIVTVGHGLEAGNMGIMRFSYQVTGDLKNDVSTPPLNAYGLSEWSLRTRLTSGGFDQTRGGSLRTDTGATGDAIPANTGLTLTYDLPITFGAQFEFHREFTTHAMIDSQSEDLGDASWRIAANLQYSFNYMGAEFLVSDGSGGYTPLDNGDISITSASGSDYRFAGNAPAQVPEPSAGIMLIIAGTLMLGRKRKGSR, encoded by the coding sequence ATGAAATACAACCACATTCCAGAACACCGTCTTGCCACGGGCATACTGCTTGCTGTCGTAGTTTTCTGCTTTTCATCGATCACCAGCTACAGCGCCGAAGTTACAATCAGTCTAAGAATCGAACTCGACAGCTCTCTCATAGAAGATAACAACGGTAGTGTGTTTCTGGACCCATTTCATCCTGAAACCGGTGCTACCCAGTTTACCAGTGACGAGGCATCCGGAGGGTTTAGTGCCAACGCCCTATCCACCCGTCTCTACGCCGAAGCTCGCTATGAATCTGGGTTTCTGTCAAATCCTGATGCCTCGGTTAATCTTAACATAAGGGACATTGTCACGGTCGGGCATGGACTGGAAGCCGGAAACATGGGTATAATGAGATTCAGCTATCAAGTCACAGGTGACCTGAAAAACGACGTCAGCACTCCCCCACTCAATGCCTACGGGTTATCCGAATGGAGCTTACGAACGCGTCTGACATCAGGAGGTTTTGACCAAACAAGGGGTGGCAGTCTACGCACCGACACAGGGGCAACCGGTGATGCCATCCCCGCCAATACCGGACTCACGCTCACCTACGACCTCCCGATCACCTTTGGCGCGCAGTTTGAATTCCACAGGGAATTTACAACCCATGCCATGATCGACAGCCAGAGTGAAGACCTCGGCGACGCATCATGGAGAATTGCCGCTAACCTGCAGTATTCTTTCAACTACATGGGAGCTGAATTCCTCGTTTCCGATGGTTCCGGGGGATACACACCTTTGGACAACGGGGACATTTCCATCACCTCCGCATCTGGCTCTGATTACCGATTTGCAGGTAATGCGCCAGCTCAAGTCCCCGAACCATCCGCTGGTATCATGTTGATCATTGCGGGAACCTTGATGCTTGGACGAAAACGGAAAGGTTCACGGTAA
- a CDS encoding ROK family protein, whose product MKNYFAGLDIGGTTIKCMLVDTTGELVGELIEVRSFVKEGYRRTFGQLREAMSELAQQAGITTDDIAAVGLDVPAPCSNGVVWGKANLGDDWVGTDIQGEFSKAVGKPVIMTNDCNAAAFGEWMYRRDHQGGLLYVAPGTGLGGGMVMPGGLLYEGNTGLALEVGDLSVPRFENGELPVDGRGRKGCMEAWVSLIALRRQLANALTQPQYSGHPLAKSDAPIEEKAFQVRDYAEEGDQLAREIFALQANVLGHGLGDLASILDPGLITIGGGLAETGFRDWFIEEVRKGFAERAMLPYQRCPLPPHAPTTLIEWAIGGDGAAAYGSARKAAELMPG is encoded by the coding sequence ATGAAAAACTATTTTGCCGGACTCGACATCGGAGGAACTACGATTAAATGCATGCTTGTTGACACTACTGGCGAGCTTGTTGGTGAACTCATCGAGGTACGTAGTTTCGTAAAAGAGGGATATCGCCGGACTTTCGGCCAATTGCGCGAAGCGATGTCTGAACTCGCACAGCAAGCGGGGATTACCACCGATGACATTGCCGCCGTCGGGCTGGACGTGCCGGCGCCCTGTTCGAATGGCGTGGTCTGGGGGAAAGCCAATCTCGGTGATGACTGGGTGGGCACGGATATCCAGGGAGAGTTTTCCAAAGCGGTCGGTAAACCGGTGATTATGACCAACGACTGTAACGCCGCCGCTTTTGGCGAGTGGATGTATCGTCGGGACCATCAGGGCGGGTTGCTCTACGTGGCTCCCGGCACTGGTCTGGGCGGTGGTATGGTGATGCCCGGCGGATTACTTTATGAAGGCAATACCGGCCTCGCCCTGGAAGTGGGCGACCTCTCGGTGCCGCGTTTTGAAAACGGCGAACTGCCGGTCGATGGCCGTGGCCGCAAAGGCTGTATGGAGGCATGGGTGTCACTGATCGCATTGCGCCGACAGCTCGCCAACGCTCTCACCCAACCGCAATACAGCGGGCACCCACTGGCGAAGTCAGATGCTCCGATCGAGGAAAAGGCTTTCCAGGTGCGTGACTACGCTGAAGAAGGAGACCAGCTCGCCCGCGAAATCTTTGCTCTACAGGCCAATGTATTAGGCCACGGGCTCGGGGATCTCGCCAGTATTCTTGACCCGGGATTGATCACCATCGGTGGTGGCCTGGCCGAAACCGGATTCCGTGACTGGTTTATTGAAGAAGTGAGAAAGGGCTTCGCAGAGAGAGCCATGCTGCCCTACCAACGATGCCCGCTGCCACCTCACGCGCCAACCACCCTGATCGAGTGGGCGATCGGTGGCGATGGGGCCGCTGCCTACGGGAGCGCCCGCAAAGCCGCCGAGCTTATGCCCGGGTAG
- a CDS encoding serine/threonine protein phosphatase, whose translation MRTLAIGDIHGCLAPLQQLWEVIDPQPDDRIIFMGDYIDRGPDCKGVIDFLIHLHQQKWNITFLSGNHEEKFFLSEMDLTDRDHWLRVWGGPETLESYGPGGFDDIPDCHWEFLRKCRPYLETDTHIFVHANLEHDVPLDQQQPFTLIHKKFGTPRPHMSGKVMVCGHTAQKSHVPANLGHAVCIDTDVGRGGYLTCLHVETGNYWQTNFAGGVREGKI comes from the coding sequence ATGAGAACACTTGCCATCGGAGACATACACGGCTGCCTTGCCCCGCTTCAACAACTCTGGGAGGTCATCGACCCCCAACCCGACGACCGTATCATCTTTATGGGCGACTACATCGACCGGGGTCCTGATTGCAAAGGTGTGATCGATTTCCTTATCCACCTGCATCAGCAGAAATGGAATATCACCTTTCTCTCGGGCAATCACGAGGAGAAGTTTTTTCTCTCGGAAATGGATCTGACCGACCGCGATCACTGGCTCCGGGTATGGGGGGGGCCTGAAACGCTTGAGTCCTACGGTCCTGGAGGTTTCGACGATATCCCGGATTGCCACTGGGAGTTTCTCCGCAAGTGCCGCCCTTATCTGGAAACCGATACCCACATCTTCGTGCACGCCAACCTGGAGCACGACGTTCCTCTCGACCAGCAACAGCCCTTTACTCTGATCCACAAGAAGTTTGGCACACCCAGACCCCATATGTCCGGCAAGGTCATGGTCTGCGGCCATACCGCCCAAAAATCCCATGTTCCCGCCAACCTTGGCCACGCCGTCTGCATCGATACCGACGTAGGCCGCGGCGGATACCTGACATGCCTGCACGTCGAGACTGGCAACTACTGGCAGACCAACTTCGCCGGCGGGGTGCGGGAAGGCAAGATCTAG
- a CDS encoding SUMF1/EgtB/PvdO family nonheme iron enzyme yields MRNLSLLSVVAIPFIWVSNSVAEPFTGSIVFEQSAMGGAGEKMFKDLAPGKITVHIAPHAYRQDEVGGMNEGSFVIKNGSTSALMLNTNKKTSTLGGAANIDSYKEEVRKFMVHHFKTELEATDETLEIAGHQTKKYKVLKSAFVKPDAVAHIWVAEDIDFSGHRYDFQFPNNRTTAPLPMSIPVEKGSVLKMVVLENGTTVTVVATRITPGNPDPALFTKPTDYQGADFPEPPKEMEKPTGPIADVSKLAASVTNGIGMKLVLVKPGEFLMGSSEDEPNRHDNETQHQVKITRPYYIATTEVTQSQWKAVMGVDSPSNFKGDDLPVEKITWQQAQDFCQQLSKKEGKNYRLPTEAEWEYAARAGETVDFKPMKTSERKAWIAERAWFYDNAKYKTHPVGQLKANAWGLYDVLGNVEEWTSSGIGKYPQGPVIDPQGFVSDNKVVRGSGWISSYDWIRPAARMNQPADKEKSTIGMRVVYEPSAE; encoded by the coding sequence ATGAGGAACTTATCCCTTTTATCAGTCGTAGCCATCCCGTTTATCTGGGTATCCAATTCCGTTGCCGAACCATTTACGGGGAGTATTGTCTTTGAGCAATCAGCCATGGGCGGAGCGGGCGAAAAAATGTTTAAAGACCTCGCTCCTGGCAAAATCACCGTGCACATCGCCCCGCACGCTTACCGCCAGGACGAGGTGGGTGGTATGAACGAAGGTAGTTTTGTGATCAAAAATGGATCGACGTCGGCGCTGATGCTGAACACTAACAAAAAAACAAGCACGCTGGGAGGAGCCGCGAATATTGATTCATACAAGGAGGAGGTGCGGAAATTCATGGTCCATCATTTTAAGACCGAGCTGGAGGCGACCGATGAAACACTTGAGATAGCAGGTCATCAGACGAAAAAATACAAGGTGCTGAAATCCGCCTTCGTCAAGCCGGACGCGGTGGCCCACATATGGGTGGCTGAGGATATTGACTTCAGCGGTCATCGCTACGATTTTCAGTTTCCAAATAACCGGACCACAGCACCACTACCCATGTCGATCCCCGTTGAAAAAGGGAGCGTATTGAAAATGGTTGTGTTGGAAAACGGGACGACTGTCACTGTGGTGGCGACGCGTATCACTCCCGGGAATCCTGATCCTGCGCTCTTTACCAAACCGACCGATTACCAGGGTGCGGACTTTCCAGAGCCACCAAAGGAAATGGAAAAACCTACGGGTCCCATCGCGGATGTATCGAAGTTGGCCGCATCCGTCACTAACGGAATCGGCATGAAACTCGTCCTCGTCAAGCCCGGTGAGTTTTTGATGGGGAGTTCGGAAGACGAGCCGAACCGACACGATAATGAAACCCAACATCAGGTTAAAATTACCCGCCCCTACTACATCGCCACCACAGAAGTGACACAGTCACAATGGAAGGCCGTGATGGGTGTGGATTCACCATCGAACTTTAAAGGTGACGATCTGCCGGTTGAAAAAATCACCTGGCAACAGGCACAGGATTTCTGTCAGCAGCTATCAAAAAAAGAAGGGAAGAACTACCGGCTTCCGACAGAGGCCGAGTGGGAGTATGCCGCGCGTGCAGGGGAAACGGTCGATTTCAAACCGATGAAAACCTCCGAGCGTAAAGCATGGATCGCGGAGCGGGCATGGTTCTATGACAACGCCAAGTACAAGACGCATCCTGTCGGCCAACTCAAGGCGAATGCGTGGGGCCTGTATGATGTGTTAGGTAATGTCGAGGAGTGGACGAGCTCGGGTATCGGGAAATACCCGCAAGGCCCGGTAATCGATCCGCAAGGGTTTGTCAGTGACAACAAGGTTGTGCGCGGCTCAGGCTGGATCAGCAGTTATGATTGGATTCGCCCGGCAGCCCGGATGAATCAACCTGCCGATAAAGAAAAGTCCACCATTGGTATGCGGGTTGTTTACGAACCATCGGCAGAGTAG
- a CDS encoding RluA family pseudouridine synthase produces the protein MPKPAKPFKPTPKRFHPSSLPIIYEDHDILVVDKPSGLLTVSTDRERDRTAYAYLMEYVRKGQAKSRSRVFVVHRLDRETSGLLVFAKSVDMKSRLQKEWEGFQKTYHAVVRGRPPEEKGVLASHLAENGVHKMVSVKSADDGKLAKTAYQVVRKTKGYSLLKIDLMSGKKHQIRVQLADCGCPVVGDKKYGKGEKGTKRLMLHAGSLTIKHPYTDDWMTFESNMPQYFDALLKGAH, from the coding sequence ATGCCCAAACCAGCAAAACCATTTAAGCCCACCCCGAAAAGGTTTCATCCCAGCAGTCTGCCCATTATCTACGAGGATCACGACATCCTGGTGGTCGATAAGCCAAGCGGACTGTTGACGGTAAGCACTGACCGCGAGCGGGACCGGACGGCTTATGCCTATCTGATGGAATACGTGCGCAAAGGGCAGGCCAAATCGCGGAGCCGGGTGTTTGTCGTGCATCGTCTCGACCGCGAGACATCGGGGCTGTTAGTGTTTGCCAAGTCTGTCGACATGAAAAGCAGGCTACAGAAGGAATGGGAGGGTTTCCAGAAAACCTATCATGCCGTGGTGCGCGGTCGTCCTCCGGAGGAAAAGGGCGTGCTTGCCTCCCACTTGGCGGAAAACGGCGTGCATAAAATGGTTTCCGTAAAGTCTGCTGACGATGGCAAGCTGGCAAAAACCGCTTATCAAGTGGTCAGGAAAACCAAGGGGTACAGTCTTCTAAAAATTGATTTGATGTCAGGAAAAAAACACCAGATCAGGGTGCAGCTTGCCGATTGCGGGTGCCCGGTGGTGGGTGATAAAAAATACGGCAAGGGTGAAAAGGGAACTAAGCGTCTGATGCTCCACGCAGGCTCGCTAACGATTAAACATCCCTATACCGATGATTGGATGACTTTCGAAAGCAACATGCCCCAGTATTTTGACGCCCTGTTGAAGGGCGCGCACTAA
- a CDS encoding tetratricopeptide repeat protein has protein sequence MSRKNTYRSSIVCIALACAVAIVYAQTATFEFVRYDDPLTLTENTVVMRGLTIDGLVHAFTRAEINLYHPVTTISHMADVSWFGLDAGFHHLANVAWHALASILLFLALRSLAGRLWPSAVVAALFALHPANVESIAWISQRKDTMAACFVFAALIAYCRYTRVPTRINYAMVCGPVLLAILAKPVAVVIPVLLLVFDYWPLDRWRWQWCRIRNLAIEKIPLLALSVVGGLLALYFQSESGNAATGSLLGPVEKAAMAMHNYALYLGKVFYPVDLAYFYPYPDRVSTLKLITTAVVVGAVSGFSLWAAHRGYRYVLTGWLWFLVALAPTIGLVPVGESFLPDRYLYLSSIGIFIIVVWGTSDVLDTLQMSRREQRWIASVSAIALLGIMAFQSYHQCRVWRNTLSLAQHAVDVVPDNYAAYDMAGTALHEAGRIDEAISCFEKAITIRPDHQAAYVNLGVSYQALGRDDEALSAYLKQLEVSPGNIRAMSGLGSIWIERKNYLAAEQVYLQWSCVEPDSPKVWSNLGAARFYGKRWQASAEAFQRAAELEPGNKEHLRNSRAAMEMIHK, from the coding sequence GTGAGTAGAAAAAATACGTACCGGAGTTCGATCGTTTGCATCGCCCTGGCGTGTGCCGTCGCTATCGTTTACGCGCAGACGGCGACCTTCGAGTTTGTTCGTTACGATGACCCGCTTACCCTGACAGAGAATACAGTGGTCATGCGTGGATTAACCATCGACGGCTTGGTGCACGCATTCACCCGTGCCGAAATCAACCTCTATCATCCAGTTACCACGATCTCGCATATGGCCGATGTGAGCTGGTTCGGGCTGGATGCGGGATTCCATCACCTCGCTAATGTTGCCTGGCACGCGTTGGCCTCCATACTGCTCTTTCTCGCGCTGCGCTCGCTGGCGGGCAGGCTCTGGCCGAGTGCCGTGGTCGCCGCCCTGTTTGCGCTGCATCCCGCAAACGTCGAATCCATCGCATGGATATCCCAGCGGAAGGATACAATGGCCGCTTGTTTTGTTTTCGCCGCCTTGATTGCCTACTGCCGATATACCCGGGTGCCGACGCGGATCAACTATGCCATGGTCTGTGGTCCTGTGCTTCTGGCCATTCTGGCGAAACCTGTGGCCGTGGTAATTCCAGTCCTCCTGCTTGTGTTCGACTACTGGCCTCTTGACCGTTGGCGGTGGCAGTGGTGCAGAATAAGAAATCTGGCTATCGAGAAAATCCCCCTTTTAGCTCTCTCGGTGGTGGGTGGTTTGCTTGCCCTCTATTTCCAGTCTGAGAGTGGCAATGCAGCGACGGGAAGCCTGCTCGGTCCAGTGGAAAAGGCCGCCATGGCGATGCATAACTATGCGCTTTATCTTGGCAAGGTTTTCTATCCGGTGGATCTCGCCTACTTCTATCCCTATCCCGACCGGGTATCCACATTGAAACTCATCACAACAGCAGTAGTGGTTGGTGCGGTCAGCGGGTTCTCGTTGTGGGCGGCCCATCGTGGATATCGATATGTCCTGACAGGGTGGCTCTGGTTTCTTGTGGCACTGGCGCCGACGATTGGTCTCGTCCCAGTGGGGGAATCTTTTCTTCCTGATCGATACCTCTATTTGTCTTCGATTGGGATTTTCATCATCGTTGTGTGGGGAACGTCTGATGTCCTCGACACACTTCAGATGTCGAGACGGGAACAGCGCTGGATCGCAAGCGTTTCAGCCATAGCGTTACTCGGCATCATGGCATTCCAGTCCTATCATCAGTGCCGTGTCTGGCGAAACACACTGAGCCTGGCACAGCATGCTGTAGATGTGGTGCCGGATAACTACGCTGCCTACGATATGGCGGGGACGGCACTCCATGAAGCGGGTCGTATCGATGAGGCCATAAGCTGTTTCGAGAAGGCTATTACGATCCGGCCGGATCACCAAGCCGCCTACGTCAATCTTGGTGTCAGCTACCAGGCACTTGGGCGGGATGATGAGGCACTGTCAGCCTACCTCAAGCAACTTGAGGTTTCGCCCGGAAATATACGGGCAATGAGTGGTCTTGGAAGTATCTGGATAGAGCGGAAAAACTACCTTGCCGCCGAACAGGTATACCTCCAGTGGAGCTGTGTTGAGCCAGACTCACCCAAGGTCTGGTCCAATCTGGGTGCAGCACGCTTTTATGGCAAACGCTGGCAAGCGAGTGCTGAGGCCTTCCAAAGGGCCGCTGAGTTAGAACCTGGAAACAAGGAACATCTCAGGAATAGCAGGGCGGCGATGGAGATGATACACAAGTAG